One Candidatus Tumulicola sp. genomic window carries:
- a CDS encoding polyprenyl synthetase family protein, with amino-acid sequence MLDAFEAYFEAFLRRHARDNPVFAQIAYHFGYLDAGREKPRRGKRLRPRMVLAAAAAHGAPAPATYGACTAIELLHNYSLIHDDIEDSDTLRHGRETIWSRYGLAHGINAGDAVGALAHLALESVEEEAGVSAQAARDMGLDLATANVQMCEGQALDLDAEGAAALHVAAYLEMIGGKTAALFACAGRLGARCAGASEAAVQQASSIGRSFGLGFQIQDDVLGIWGATEHTGKPAGSDIARQKMTYPIVWALENDPSGAGEIIRRAFTRSEAQVPEAQAQEVSELRIALERCGARVAAARAAAQHFDDAADRARDLPPLADFVQQWRERSA; translated from the coding sequence ATGCTCGACGCCTTCGAAGCATACTTCGAAGCCTTTCTCCGGCGCCACGCCCGCGACAACCCTGTCTTTGCGCAGATCGCGTACCATTTCGGTTACCTCGACGCAGGCCGCGAAAAGCCGCGGCGCGGCAAGCGCCTGCGTCCGCGCATGGTGCTCGCCGCAGCCGCGGCGCACGGCGCACCGGCGCCGGCGACGTACGGCGCATGCACCGCCATCGAATTGCTGCACAACTACTCGCTGATCCACGATGACATCGAAGACAGCGACACGCTGCGCCACGGCCGCGAGACGATTTGGTCGCGTTACGGGCTCGCACACGGCATCAATGCGGGGGATGCGGTCGGTGCGCTTGCGCACCTCGCGCTCGAAAGCGTGGAAGAAGAAGCCGGCGTGAGCGCACAGGCGGCGCGCGATATGGGCCTGGATCTGGCAACTGCGAACGTGCAGATGTGCGAAGGTCAGGCACTCGACCTGGATGCCGAAGGCGCCGCGGCGCTGCACGTCGCCGCGTACCTCGAGATGATCGGCGGCAAGACGGCCGCGCTTTTCGCGTGCGCCGGGCGCCTCGGAGCGCGCTGCGCCGGCGCGAGCGAGGCCGCCGTGCAACAGGCTTCGAGCATCGGTCGTTCGTTTGGCCTTGGATTTCAGATCCAAGATGACGTGCTGGGCATCTGGGGAGCGACGGAGCATACCGGCAAGCCTGCCGGCAGCGACATCGCGCGCCAAAAGATGACCTATCCGATCGTGTGGGCGCTCGAAAATGATCCGAGTGGGGCGGGCGAGATCATCCGACGTGCATTCACGCGTTCCGAGGCGCAAGTCCCAGAAGCGCAAGCGCAAGAAGTTTCGGAACTTCGCATCGCGCTAGAACGCTGTGGAGCTCGGGTCGCGGCCGCGCGCGCAGCCGCGCAGCACTTCGACGACGCAGCAGATCGCGCAAGAGATCTGCCGCCGCTCGCCGATTTCGTGCAGCAGTGGCGGGAGCGCAGCGCGTAG
- the ispH gene encoding 4-hydroxy-3-methylbut-2-enyl diphosphate reductase: MEILKARTQGFCFGVELTYKRALAETAEREDVYTMGNIVHNPLIVKELEDRGLKNTESLDDIDAGTLFVRAHGLPPQTLEKAEAKGLRVVDATCPMVTRTQKLAKKLQDEGRSVIILGDPNHPEVRGIAGHVPGALILNEWPQDETPIRRMRRIAIVSQSTLNEDKFKELVAKIAAINYETRIYNTICPDTQGRQLSARQLARDVDVMVVVGGTKSANTRHLAEISEVEGAKAHLVESVADLKREWFDGSERVGIATGASTPGFLADEIEQTLRDWFPEPAYSTAGPVVPGL; this comes from the coding sequence GTGGAGATACTCAAGGCGCGCACTCAGGGGTTCTGTTTCGGCGTCGAGCTGACGTACAAACGCGCGTTGGCCGAAACGGCGGAGCGCGAAGACGTGTACACCATGGGCAATATCGTCCACAATCCGCTCATCGTCAAAGAGCTGGAAGATCGCGGTCTCAAGAACACCGAATCCCTTGACGACATCGATGCCGGCACGCTCTTCGTGCGCGCGCACGGCCTGCCGCCGCAGACTCTGGAAAAGGCCGAAGCCAAGGGCCTGCGCGTCGTGGACGCGACCTGCCCGATGGTGACGCGCACCCAGAAACTCGCCAAGAAGCTGCAAGACGAAGGCCGTAGCGTCATCATCCTCGGTGATCCCAATCATCCCGAAGTGCGCGGCATCGCGGGTCACGTGCCTGGCGCGTTGATCCTCAACGAATGGCCGCAAGACGAAACGCCGATACGGCGGATGCGGCGCATCGCGATCGTGTCGCAGAGCACGCTCAACGAAGACAAGTTCAAAGAGTTGGTGGCGAAGATCGCCGCGATTAATTACGAGACGCGCATCTACAACACGATTTGCCCCGACACCCAGGGCCGTCAGCTCTCCGCGCGGCAGCTCGCCCGCGACGTCGATGTGATGGTCGTGGTCGGCGGTACGAAATCGGCCAACACGCGCCATCTCGCCGAGATCTCCGAAGTCGAAGGCGCCAAAGCGCATCTCGTCGAGAGCGTCGCCGATCTCAAGCGCGAGTGGTTCGACGGCTCGGAGCGCGTGGGTATCGCGACCGGCGCGTCGACGCCCGGCTTCCTCGCCGATGAGATCGAGCAGACCCTGCGCGACTGGTTCCCGGAACCGGCCTATTCAACGGCGGGGCCTGTAGTGCCGGGGCTTTAG
- a CDS encoding lysophospholipid acyltransferase family protein: protein MSLYNVIKTTLRPTTRLLFDAKVEGTENVPPEGGLVVAANHRSYLDPPLLGTWFPRTIHYMAKQELFKIPVLGWIIDHVHAFPVDREKADLASVRRALKILNAGGVVGIFPEGTRNLTGDVQAKGGAVLLAATAKVPLIPVALVRTQFGMRRFRGSHVRVRIGKPMLLQGSQRKATKAEIEQWTGQVTQAIDALAAE, encoded by the coding sequence GTGAGCCTCTACAACGTCATCAAAACGACCTTAAGGCCGACCACGCGCCTGCTCTTCGACGCCAAGGTCGAGGGCACCGAAAACGTGCCCCCCGAAGGCGGTCTTGTCGTCGCCGCCAACCATCGCTCGTATCTCGACCCGCCGCTGCTCGGCACGTGGTTTCCGCGCACGATCCACTACATGGCCAAGCAAGAGCTGTTCAAGATCCCGGTGCTCGGCTGGATCATCGATCACGTTCATGCGTTTCCGGTCGATCGAGAAAAAGCGGATTTAGCGTCCGTGCGCCGCGCGCTGAAGATACTCAACGCCGGCGGCGTGGTCGGCATTTTCCCCGAAGGCACGCGAAACCTCACAGGCGATGTCCAAGCCAAAGGCGGCGCCGTGCTGCTCGCGGCCACCGCAAAGGTGCCGCTAATTCCCGTCGCGCTCGTCAGAACCCAATTCGGGATGCGACGGTTTCGCGGCAGCCATGTGCGCGTGCGCATAGGCAAGCCCATGCTTCTCCAGGGAAGCCAAAGAAAAGCCACGAAAGCGGAAATCGAGCAGTGGACCGGCCAGGTCACCCAAGCGATCGATGCGCTGGCGGCCGAGTAA
- the cmk gene encoding (d)CMP kinase: MKRPLQVAIDGPVASGKSTVAARLAQRLGCTFLDTGALYRAVALLALERGVSTDDEAAVVALLEREPPQISEGGPSGGAYTIRVAGKEVAQELFAPPVSRAVSSIAAMRGVRERLVPTQRGFADERDVVMAGRDIGTVILPHATVKFFLTATLDARVDRRLSELREQGIQMDRVALRAEIERRDQRDRARKTSPLVKAPDAVEVDTSKLSVDQVVELLERGVRAAAAKL, encoded by the coding sequence TTGAAAAGACCTTTGCAAGTCGCTATCGACGGTCCGGTCGCATCCGGCAAAAGCACCGTCGCGGCTCGGCTCGCGCAGCGCTTGGGCTGCACCTTTCTCGACACCGGCGCGCTGTATCGCGCTGTCGCGCTGCTCGCGCTCGAGCGGGGCGTCAGCACCGACGACGAGGCGGCCGTAGTCGCGCTGCTCGAACGCGAACCGCCTCAAATCAGCGAGGGCGGTCCGTCAGGTGGAGCATATACCATTCGAGTCGCGGGCAAGGAAGTCGCGCAGGAGCTGTTCGCGCCGCCGGTGTCGCGCGCGGTTTCGTCGATCGCCGCGATGCGAGGGGTGCGCGAACGCCTCGTCCCCACGCAGCGGGGCTTCGCGGACGAGCGCGACGTCGTCATGGCCGGCCGCGACATCGGCACCGTCATCTTGCCGCACGCGACGGTGAAGTTCTTCCTGACCGCCACGCTTGACGCGCGCGTGGATCGGCGTCTGAGCGAGCTTCGCGAGCAGGGGATCCAGATGGATCGTGTGGCGCTGCGCGCCGAGATCGAGCGCCGCGATCAACGCGATCGCGCGCGCAAGACGTCGCCGCTCGTCAAAGCGCCGGACGCCGTCGAAGTCGATACGTCGAAGCTCTCGGTCGATCAGGTCGTCGAGCTGCTCGAGCGCGGCGTCAGAGCGGCGGCAGCAAAGTTGTGA
- the hutH gene encoding histidine ammonia-lyase, whose amino-acid sequence MPNAPIVHIDGTNLTIPLVNAIAAGGVNVRLADSVRPLVDAGRHIVEQAVAAGERIYGVTTGFGRLKSVKIEPRDALALQRNLVLSHSTGVGPPLPEGATRASVLLRAHSLARGYSGVRVDVIDLLLELINRDVLPVIPSQGSVGASGDLAPLAHMSLVLIGDGEAFVHGKRMDGAAALKAAGLSPLTLSYKEGLALVNGTQVMTGIGALAAFRAENACKAADIASAMSLEAFMGTDAAFDERLNALRPHPGQTRVAANLRRLLRGSGVMESHRDCDRVQDPYSFRCIPVVHGAVRDALHFVQNTLEIEMNSVTDNPIVFPEDGSFVSGGNFHGEPVGLAMDYLGIAIAELGSIAERRIYKLLEGLEGLPPFLSERHGLHSGYMLAQYTAAALVSENKTLAFPASVDSIPTSAGQEDHVSMGTISARQCAQAIENVENVIAIELLEAAQALDFRRPLEFAHGTAIGHRLVREHVPHLDVDRNVSLEIAEIRRLVSSGELVRAVESEIGGL is encoded by the coding sequence ATGCCAAACGCGCCGATTGTGCACATCGACGGGACCAATCTGACCATTCCGCTCGTCAATGCGATCGCGGCGGGTGGCGTCAATGTCCGGCTCGCCGATTCCGTGCGCCCCCTCGTGGATGCCGGCCGGCACATCGTGGAGCAAGCGGTCGCAGCCGGGGAACGCATTTATGGCGTCACGACGGGGTTCGGCAGGCTGAAAAGCGTCAAGATCGAGCCGCGCGATGCACTGGCGCTGCAGCGCAACCTCGTGCTGAGTCACTCGACCGGTGTCGGCCCGCCGCTGCCCGAAGGCGCGACGCGTGCGAGCGTCTTGCTGCGCGCGCATTCGCTCGCACGCGGCTACTCCGGCGTGCGCGTCGATGTCATCGACTTGCTTTTGGAACTTATCAATCGCGACGTGCTCCCCGTGATCCCCTCTCAAGGCTCGGTGGGTGCCTCTGGGGATCTCGCGCCGCTGGCGCACATGTCCCTCGTGCTCATCGGCGATGGCGAGGCATTCGTGCACGGCAAGCGCATGGATGGCGCCGCCGCCTTGAAGGCGGCCGGGCTTTCTCCGCTCACCCTTTCTTATAAGGAAGGTTTGGCTCTGGTCAACGGCACGCAGGTGATGACCGGCATCGGCGCGCTGGCCGCGTTCCGGGCCGAGAATGCCTGCAAAGCCGCCGACATCGCTTCGGCGATGAGTCTCGAAGCGTTCATGGGCACGGATGCCGCATTCGACGAGCGGCTCAACGCGCTGCGGCCGCATCCTGGTCAGACGCGCGTCGCCGCGAACCTGCGCCGCTTGCTGCGCGGCTCGGGCGTGATGGAATCGCATCGCGATTGCGACCGCGTGCAGGATCCATACTCGTTCCGCTGCATACCGGTCGTGCACGGCGCGGTGCGCGACGCGCTGCATTTCGTCCAGAACACGCTCGAGATCGAGATGAATTCGGTGACCGACAACCCGATCGTGTTTCCGGAAGACGGGTCGTTCGTCTCCGGCGGCAACTTTCACGGCGAGCCGGTCGGCTTGGCGATGGACTACCTCGGCATCGCCATCGCGGAACTAGGCTCGATCGCCGAGCGGCGCATCTACAAGCTGCTCGAAGGCCTCGAGGGGTTACCCCCGTTTCTGAGCGAACGGCACGGGCTGCATAGCGGCTACATGCTGGCCCAATACACGGCTGCCGCCCTCGTGTCCGAAAACAAGACGCTGGCGTTTCCCGCATCGGTCGATTCCATTCCGACGTCGGCCGGCCAAGAAGATCACGTCAGCATGGGCACGATTTCCGCGCGCCAGTGCGCGCAAGCTATCGAGAACGTGGAGAACGTGATCGCGATCGAACTGCTGGAAGCGGCGCAAGCGCTCGATTTTCGCCGGCCGCTCGAATTCGCGCACGGCACTGCTATTGGTCACCGCCTCGTGCGCGAGCACGTACCGCACCTGGACGTCGACCGCAACGTGAGCTTGGAGATCGCGGAGATCCGCCGGTTGGTTTCGAGCGGCGAGTTGGTGCGCGCGGTGGAATCGGAAATCGGAGGCTTGTGA
- the hutU gene encoding urocanate hydratase, which yields MTVSLPRVVRAPRGPQRTCLGWGQEGAMRMLMNNLDPEVAERPQDLVVYGGSGRAARSWEAFDAIVRTLRRLKNDETLLVQSGKPVAVFPSHEAAPRVLISNAMLVPAWATWETFRDLEARGLTMFGQMTAGSWIYIGTQGILQGTYETFAALADKHFGGSLSGRIVLTAGLGGMGGAQPLAVTMCGGVSIVVEVDPEHIERRIKARFCDVSAMTLDEALTLAQGAARDGRSLSIGLLGNAAEVFPEMRRRGAAIDVVTDQTAAHDLLAGYVPAGFDLEGAAELRQADPAQYERRALESIAVQVSAMLEFQRAGAVVFDYGNNIRAQARRAGVKDAFAFPGFTPAFIRPLFCEGKGPFRWAALSGDAKDIASLDDALLETFPHNVRLRQWIEMARERVTFQGLPARTCWLGYGERREFGLRINDMVKRGKLAAPIVIGRDHLDTGSVASPYRETEAMLDGSDAIADWPILNALINAVGGAHWVSVHHGGGVGIGYSIHAGMVVVADGSADSEARLSRVLTSDPGIGIVRHADAGYPQAIAAADRHHLDWRF from the coding sequence TTGACCGTCTCATTGCCGCGCGTGGTGCGTGCGCCACGCGGCCCGCAACGTACCTGTCTTGGCTGGGGCCAAGAAGGCGCGATGCGCATGCTCATGAACAATCTCGATCCCGAGGTCGCGGAGCGGCCGCAGGATCTGGTGGTGTACGGCGGGAGCGGACGCGCCGCGCGTTCGTGGGAGGCCTTCGACGCGATCGTGCGGACGCTGCGCCGGCTCAAGAACGACGAGACGCTGCTCGTCCAGTCGGGCAAGCCGGTCGCCGTCTTTCCGTCGCACGAAGCGGCGCCGCGCGTGTTGATCTCCAACGCCATGCTGGTGCCAGCGTGGGCGACGTGGGAGACCTTCCGCGACCTCGAAGCGCGCGGTCTGACGATGTTCGGTCAGATGACGGCCGGCTCGTGGATCTACATCGGCACGCAAGGCATCTTGCAAGGCACCTACGAGACGTTTGCCGCGCTTGCGGACAAGCATTTCGGCGGCTCGCTTTCGGGGCGCATCGTGCTGACGGCCGGCCTGGGAGGCATGGGCGGCGCGCAGCCGCTGGCGGTCACGATGTGCGGTGGTGTTTCGATCGTGGTGGAGGTCGACCCCGAGCATATCGAGCGCCGCATCAAAGCCCGCTTTTGCGACGTCTCCGCGATGACGTTGGACGAGGCGCTGACTTTAGCTCAGGGCGCCGCGCGGGATGGCCGGTCGCTTTCCATAGGTCTGCTCGGCAACGCCGCTGAGGTGTTCCCCGAAATGCGGCGCCGCGGCGCGGCGATCGACGTCGTCACCGACCAGACCGCTGCGCACGACCTGCTCGCGGGATACGTGCCGGCGGGTTTCGATTTGGAAGGCGCCGCGGAACTGCGGCAAGCGGATCCGGCGCAGTACGAGCGCCGCGCTCTTGAGTCTATCGCCGTGCAGGTGAGCGCGATGTTGGAGTTCCAGCGCGCCGGCGCCGTGGTGTTCGACTACGGCAACAACATCCGCGCGCAAGCGCGGCGCGCCGGAGTGAAGGATGCGTTTGCGTTTCCTGGTTTCACGCCGGCGTTCATCCGTCCGTTGTTCTGCGAGGGCAAGGGGCCGTTTCGCTGGGCTGCGTTGTCGGGCGACGCGAAGGATATCGCGAGTCTCGATGACGCCCTACTCGAGACGTTTCCGCACAACGTCCGGCTGCGCCAATGGATCGAGATGGCGCGCGAGCGCGTGACTTTCCAAGGGCTTCCGGCCCGGACCTGCTGGCTGGGTTACGGCGAGCGGCGCGAGTTCGGTCTGCGCATCAATGACATGGTCAAACGCGGCAAACTTGCGGCGCCGATCGTCATCGGCCGCGATCATCTCGACACCGGTTCGGTGGCGTCACCCTATCGCGAGACTGAAGCGATGCTTGACGGCTCCGATGCTATTGCGGATTGGCCGATCTTGAACGCGTTGATCAACGCCGTCGGCGGCGCGCATTGGGTCAGCGTGCATCACGGCGGCGGCGTGGGCATCGGCTACTCGATCCACGCCGGCATGGTGGTCGTGGCCGACGGCTCGGCTGATTCAGAGGCGCGCCTGTCGCGCGTGCTGACGAGTGATCCCGGCATCGGCATCGTGCGCCACGCCGACGCCGGCTATCCCCAGGCCATCGCGGCCGCCGACCGGCACCACCTGGATTGGAGATTTTGA
- a CDS encoding pirin family protein produces METQRAVFTVQRSDDRYCADHGWLKTCHSFSFADYQDPSNQNWGALRVLNDDTIAPGEGFPAHPHRDMEILTYVLDGELEHQDDMGNRGVVGPGSVQYMSAGTGVKHSEFNHSKERPLHLVQMWVLPGQRSVKPSYGQREFTLDDRRNRWLLVASGRPGEGAPVKLMQDASFSVARLEAASLSHEFAPSRFGFLFVTDGTLSANDEQLKAGDAVRIAGVPSLKIAGSGELLLWDLPPL; encoded by the coding sequence ATGGAAACACAACGCGCCGTGTTCACCGTTCAGCGCTCGGACGATCGCTATTGCGCCGATCATGGCTGGCTCAAGACGTGTCACTCCTTCAGCTTCGCCGACTACCAGGACCCGAGCAATCAGAATTGGGGCGCGCTGCGCGTGCTCAACGACGACACGATCGCGCCGGGTGAAGGCTTTCCGGCGCATCCGCATCGCGACATGGAAATCCTGACGTACGTCCTTGACGGCGAACTGGAACATCAGGACGATATGGGCAATCGCGGGGTCGTCGGCCCCGGTTCCGTGCAGTACATGAGCGCCGGTACCGGCGTGAAGCATTCCGAATTCAACCACTCCAAGGAACGCCCGCTGCATCTCGTGCAGATGTGGGTGTTGCCGGGCCAGCGGAGCGTGAAGCCGTCGTATGGTCAGCGCGAGTTCACGCTCGACGATCGGCGCAACCGCTGGCTGCTGGTTGCGAGCGGCCGGCCCGGCGAGGGCGCGCCCGTGAAGCTGATGCAGGACGCCAGTTTCAGTGTTGCGCGGCTCGAGGCTGCATCTCTTTCGCACGAATTCGCGCCCAGCCGTTTTGGATTTCTCTTCGTCACCGACGGCACGCTGTCGGCGAATGATGAACAGCTCAAAGCGGGCGACGCGGTGCGCATCGCTGGGGTTCCGTCGCTGAAGATCGCAGGTAGCGGCGAACTCCTTTTGTGGGATCTGCCGCCGCTATAA
- a CDS encoding hydroxymethylglutaryl-CoA lyase has protein sequence MPDFSPANPNSLDMAQLLAKLPKRVTIVEVGPRDGLQNEKAQIPTDVKVRFIDALSDAGLPVIEATSFVSSSAIPQLADADEVMRRIQRKVGVRYSVLVPNEKGLERALATNAQEIAVFTAASETFNKHNINATIAESIERFKPVVEKALAHKIRVRGYISTCFGCPYEGAIAPAKVLDVASRLVALGIDELSIGDTIGVATPKQVYELTDELLARIDRGRLAMHFHDTRGTALANVVAAIEMGIAIFDSSAGGLGGCPYAPGASGNLATEDLLYMLQGMGIETGASLEKVVAATSLLADALDHAPTSKYFQAHLRSKRL, from the coding sequence ATGCCGGACTTTAGTCCGGCTAATCCGAACTCGCTCGATATGGCGCAGTTGCTCGCAAAGTTGCCGAAGCGCGTCACAATCGTCGAGGTCGGTCCGCGCGACGGCCTGCAGAACGAAAAGGCGCAGATCCCGACCGACGTCAAGGTGCGCTTCATCGACGCGCTCTCAGACGCAGGCCTGCCGGTCATCGAAGCGACCTCGTTCGTCAGCTCAAGCGCCATTCCGCAACTCGCCGACGCCGACGAAGTCATGCGGCGTATCCAACGCAAGGTCGGCGTGCGCTATTCCGTGCTCGTGCCGAATGAAAAAGGCCTAGAGCGCGCGCTTGCGACGAACGCGCAAGAGATCGCGGTCTTCACCGCCGCATCCGAAACGTTCAACAAACATAACATCAACGCGACCATCGCCGAATCGATCGAGCGCTTCAAGCCGGTCGTTGAAAAGGCCCTGGCCCATAAGATCCGCGTGCGCGGCTACATCTCGACGTGCTTCGGTTGTCCCTACGAGGGTGCGATCGCGCCGGCCAAAGTTCTTGACGTCGCGAGCCGGCTCGTGGCGCTGGGCATCGACGAGTTGAGCATCGGCGACACCATCGGTGTCGCAACGCCCAAGCAAGTCTATGAATTGACGGATGAGCTCCTCGCGCGCATCGATCGTGGACGGCTGGCGATGCACTTCCACGATACGAGGGGAACCGCGCTGGCGAACGTCGTCGCTGCGATTGAGATGGGCATAGCGATATTCGACTCGTCCGCCGGCGGCCTCGGCGGATGCCCGTACGCCCCCGGCGCAAGCGGCAACCTGGCCACCGAGGACCTGCTGTATATGCTTCAGGGGATGGGCATCGAAACGGGCGCTTCGCTCGAAAAGGTGGTCGCGGCTACGTCATTGCTGGCAGACGCGCTCGATCATGCCCCCACGAGCAAGTATTTCCAAGCGCATCTGCGATCGAAACGCTTATAG
- a CDS encoding biotin carboxylase N-terminal domain-containing protein, producing MAVKAKTKATAALRPIKRLLIANRGEIALRIARTCRAMKIYSIGVYAQGDLSPRLVRELDTTLLIGPAPARDSYLNIERILAVARESRADAIHPGYGFLSENPDFAQACENSGIVFIGPSAAAMRAAGNKISAKKAAQTAGVPTVPGYLGADQSPAALAREAKRIGTPLMLKAAAGGGGKGMRLVTELTAFDDALESAKREAKAAFGDDTVFLEKYIADPRHVEVQILADAHGHCIHLNERECSIQRRHQKVLEETPSTAVTPDLRARLGEAAIAIAKSVGYTNAGTVEFMLDANGEFYFLEINARLQVEHPITEAVTGVDLVREQIDIAAGKPLELQQKEVASRGHAIEVRVYAEDPSNGFLPSSGRIIHVFEPHDDGVRLDTWIEADSEVSVHYDPLLAKLIVFDQTRAACIARLRAALADYTILGVSNNISFLRWLVATPAFAQGATTTRFLEEHFRPERLYDDESFARAMLAGAGALMLLGGAWRQTFENRVVRFQRPRTSEVALSYDWEAAAWRSKAGDQEALVRKRAPYVFSLTLDGSERSFAAAPTANGIFVSDVYCGELTFAPPDVMDAETHGSVSRSGTGAVAPMTGTVVKVTVKPGDRVKAHQVLVVMEAMKMEHAVAAPYDGIVAAVNVKSGDRVDAGTTLAEVTPS from the coding sequence TTGGCGGTAAAGGCTAAAACCAAAGCGACCGCGGCGCTCCGGCCGATCAAGCGACTGCTCATCGCTAATCGCGGCGAGATCGCGCTGCGCATCGCGCGCACGTGCCGCGCGATGAAGATCTACAGCATCGGCGTGTATGCCCAAGGGGACCTCTCCCCGCGACTTGTGCGCGAACTCGACACGACGCTGCTCATCGGGCCGGCGCCGGCGCGCGACTCGTATCTCAACATCGAGCGCATTCTCGCGGTTGCTCGCGAGAGCCGGGCGGACGCCATCCACCCCGGCTACGGGTTCTTATCTGAAAACCCCGACTTCGCCCAGGCGTGCGAAAACAGCGGCATCGTCTTCATCGGGCCAAGCGCCGCCGCCATGCGCGCCGCCGGCAACAAGATCTCGGCGAAGAAGGCCGCGCAAACGGCCGGCGTGCCGACCGTTCCGGGCTATCTCGGCGCCGACCAATCTCCCGCCGCGCTCGCACGCGAGGCAAAGCGCATCGGCACACCGCTCATGCTCAAGGCGGCGGCTGGTGGCGGGGGCAAAGGCATGCGCCTCGTCACCGAGCTGACGGCTTTTGACGATGCGCTCGAGAGCGCCAAGCGCGAAGCAAAAGCGGCGTTCGGCGACGACACAGTGTTCCTCGAGAAGTACATCGCCGATCCAAGGCACGTCGAGGTGCAGATCCTCGCCGACGCGCACGGTCACTGCATCCATCTCAACGAGCGCGAATGCTCGATCCAACGCCGCCACCAGAAAGTTCTGGAAGAAACGCCGTCAACCGCGGTGACGCCCGACCTGCGCGCACGCCTCGGCGAAGCCGCGATCGCGATCGCAAAGTCCGTCGGCTACACGAACGCCGGAACCGTCGAGTTCATGCTCGATGCGAACGGCGAGTTCTATTTCTTGGAGATCAACGCGCGCCTGCAAGTCGAGCACCCGATCACCGAAGCGGTGACCGGTGTCGACCTGGTGCGGGAGCAGATCGACATCGCTGCCGGCAAGCCGCTGGAACTCCAGCAGAAAGAAGTCGCGTCGCGCGGCCACGCCATCGAAGTGCGCGTCTATGCCGAAGATCCGTCCAACGGGTTCTTGCCGTCGAGCGGTCGCATCATCCACGTCTTTGAGCCGCACGATGATGGCGTGCGGCTCGACACCTGGATCGAAGCGGACAGCGAGGTGTCCGTTCACTACGACCCCTTGCTGGCGAAATTGATCGTCTTCGATCAAACGCGCGCCGCGTGCATCGCCCGACTACGCGCGGCGCTCGCCGACTACACGATCCTGGGCGTGTCGAACAACATCTCATTTTTGCGCTGGCTGGTTGCAACGCCCGCGTTCGCACAAGGCGCGACGACGACGCGCTTTCTCGAAGAACATTTCCGGCCGGAGCGGTTATACGACGACGAGAGCTTCGCGAGGGCGATGCTGGCGGGCGCCGGCGCGTTGATGCTTTTGGGCGGCGCGTGGCGACAAACGTTTGAAAATAGAGTCGTGCGTTTCCAGCGGCCGCGCACAAGCGAAGTCGCGCTGAGCTACGATTGGGAGGCAGCCGCCTGGCGCAGCAAAGCGGGGGACCAAGAAGCCTTGGTGCGCAAGCGCGCGCCGTACGTGTTCAGCTTGACCCTCGACGGTTCGGAAAGAAGTTTCGCGGCGGCGCCGACCGCCAACGGCATTTTCGTATCCGACGTCTATTGCGGCGAGTTGACGTTTGCACCGCCGGACGTGATGGACGCGGAGACGCACGGATCCGTTTCCCGCAGCGGCACCGGCGCCGTCGCGCCGATGACCGGCACCGTCGTGAAGGTCACCGTGAAGCCGGGCGATCGCGTCAAGGCGCATCAAGTCCTGGTCGTCATGGAAGCGATGAAGATGGAGCACGCGGTAGCGGCGCCGTATGACGGAATAGTGGCGGCGGTGAACGTCAAATCCGGAGATCGCGTAGACGCGGGCACCACGCTCGCCGAAGTGACCCCGTCTTGA